In Pseudomonas fakonensis, one DNA window encodes the following:
- a CDS encoding ExbD/TolR family protein, whose translation MAFSTQDSDEVLSEINVTPLVDVMLVLLVVFIVTAPLLTNAIPINLPKTEAVAPVEQKDPLVVSIDGSGKLFINKDEIQPDLLETRLKAAKSKDAELRVQLQADDGVNYGEVARAMAAIERAGITKLAVITAR comes from the coding sequence GGCCTTCTCGACCCAGGACAGCGATGAAGTGTTGAGTGAAATCAACGTCACCCCGCTGGTGGACGTCATGCTGGTGCTGCTGGTGGTGTTCATCGTCACTGCGCCGCTGCTGACCAACGCCATCCCCATCAACCTGCCCAAGACCGAGGCCGTGGCCCCGGTGGAGCAGAAGGACCCGCTGGTGGTGAGCATCGATGGCAGCGGCAAGCTGTTCATCAACAAGGACGAGATCCAGCCCGATTTGCTGGAAACCCGCCTCAAGGCCGCCAAGAGCAAGGACGCCGAGTTGCGCGTGCAGCTGCAGGCCGACGATGGTGTGAACTACGGCGAAGTCGCCCGGGCCATGGCCGCCATCGAACGCGCCGGTATCACCAAGCTGGCGGTGATCACCGCCCGCTGA
- a CDS encoding alpha/beta hydrolase: MRNESIRYLIVPGWQGSPDNHWQSHWQRSLPNSARVEQHDWLTPQRRDWVQALEQAIAADASPVILIAHSLGCITVAHWAAQARPSLLRRVRGALLVAPADVERPACAPALRNFAPIPQQPLPFASQVVSSDNDPAVSVPRALHLARAWGAEAGLLANAGHINVKSGHERWEQGFAYLFRLQARIDQRALRRA; encoded by the coding sequence ATGCGCAATGAGTCGATTCGTTACCTGATTGTGCCGGGCTGGCAAGGATCGCCAGACAACCATTGGCAAAGTCACTGGCAGCGCAGCCTGCCCAACAGCGCCCGGGTCGAGCAGCACGACTGGCTCACCCCGCAGCGCCGCGACTGGGTGCAGGCGCTGGAGCAGGCGATTGCCGCCGACGCCTCGCCAGTGATCCTGATCGCCCACAGCCTGGGCTGCATCACTGTCGCACACTGGGCCGCCCAGGCCCGCCCCAGCTTGCTGCGCCGGGTGCGCGGGGCCTTGCTGGTGGCCCCGGCTGATGTCGAGCGGCCGGCCTGTGCGCCGGCCCTGCGCAACTTTGCGCCGATCCCGCAGCAGCCGCTGCCGTTCGCAAGCCAGGTGGTCAGCTCGGACAACGACCCGGCAGTGAGCGTGCCCCGCGCGCTGCACCTGGCCCGCGCCTGGGGCGCGGAGGCCGGGTTGCTGGCCAATGCCGGGCACATCAACGTCAAGTCCGGCCATGAACGCTGGGAGCAGGGCTTCGCCTACCTGTTCCGCCTGCAGGCCCGTATCGACCAGCGCGCGCTGCGCCGCGCCTGA
- a CDS encoding sigma 54-interacting transcriptional regulator has translation MTFHAPFGQPLLTFPELDKSPLSIRAKALVFVDPRSQALRQALERLAPQPLPVLIRGETGTGKELLARQIHRASDRGGLFVSVNCAAISPTYADAELFGYSAGTQGGTASSRAGWFGSANGGTLYLDEIADLPLAIQGKLLAALENREVTRVGASHPQPVDVRLVAASSIDLAMAVQAGRFNERLYHYLHEGELELPALRERVGDILPLAEYFVGIYSVRLDRPLALISEAAQQALEAHAWPGNTRELENVIHFALLVSEGEEILPEHLDLPERAPLDALARQLGQLAQSRDGQTVAGLRRVLEEALGQLG, from the coding sequence ATGACCTTTCACGCCCCCTTCGGCCAGCCGCTGCTGACCTTCCCCGAGCTGGACAAGAGCCCGCTGAGTATCCGCGCCAAGGCGCTGGTGTTCGTCGACCCGCGCTCCCAGGCGCTGCGCCAGGCCCTCGAACGCCTGGCGCCGCAGCCGTTGCCGGTGCTGATCCGCGGCGAAACCGGTACCGGCAAGGAACTGCTGGCCCGGCAGATCCACCGCGCCAGTGACCGCGGCGGGCTGTTCGTGTCGGTCAACTGCGCGGCCATCAGCCCCACCTATGCCGATGCCGAGCTGTTCGGCTACAGCGCCGGCACCCAGGGCGGTACCGCCAGCAGCCGCGCCGGCTGGTTCGGCTCGGCCAACGGCGGCACCCTGTACCTGGATGAAATCGCCGACCTGCCCCTGGCGATCCAGGGCAAATTGCTGGCCGCGCTGGAAAACCGCGAAGTGACCCGGGTCGGTGCCAGCCACCCGCAGCCGGTGGACGTGCGCCTGGTGGCGGCCTCGAGCATCGACCTGGCCATGGCGGTGCAGGCGGGGCGCTTCAACGAGCGGCTGTACCACTACCTGCACGAGGGCGAGCTGGAGCTGCCGGCGCTGCGCGAGCGGGTCGGTGACATTTTGCCGTTGGCCGAGTACTTCGTCGGTATCTACAGCGTGCGCCTGGACCGGCCGCTGGCGCTGATCAGCGAGGCCGCCCAGCAGGCGCTGGAGGCCCACGCCTGGCCGGGCAATACCCGGGAGTTGGAGAACGTCATTCACTTTGCGCTGTTGGTCAGTGAGGGTGAGGAAATTTTGCCGGAGCACCTCGACCTGCCGGAGCGTGCGCCATTGGATGCGCTGGCCCGGCAGCTTGGGCAGCTGGCGCAGAGTCGCGACGGGCAGACCGTTGCGGGGTTGCGCCGGGTGCTGGAGGAGGCGCTGGGCCAGTTGGGATGA
- a CDS encoding MetQ/NlpA family ABC transporter substrate-binding protein, with translation MKKTLLTTALAAALSFAGLASAAEKLVVAATPVPHAEILELIKPTLAKEGVDLQIKVFTDYVQPNVQVDQKRLDANYFQTLPYLQNFNEGKGTHLETVIGVHVEPFGGYSKKVKTLAELKEGATVAIPNEGSNSGRALLLLQKAGLITLKDPKNALATPKDIAENPKKLKFRELESAMLPRVLDQVDLDMINTNYALEAGLNPAKDALVIEGSDSPYVNFLVARPDNKNSEAMQKLAKALTSPEVKAFIAEKYKGAVLPAF, from the coding sequence ATGAAAAAGACCCTGCTGACCACCGCCCTGGCCGCTGCCCTGTCCTTCGCCGGCCTGGCATCTGCCGCCGAAAAACTGGTGGTTGCCGCAACCCCCGTGCCGCACGCTGAAATTCTCGAGCTGATCAAGCCGACCCTGGCCAAAGAAGGCGTCGACCTGCAGATCAAGGTGTTCACCGACTACGTGCAGCCCAACGTGCAGGTAGACCAGAAGCGCCTGGACGCCAACTACTTCCAGACCCTGCCGTACCTGCAGAACTTCAACGAAGGCAAGGGCACTCACCTGGAAACCGTGATCGGCGTGCACGTCGAGCCGTTCGGTGGTTACTCGAAGAAGGTCAAGACCCTGGCCGAGCTGAAAGAAGGCGCCACCGTCGCCATCCCCAACGAGGGTAGCAACAGCGGCCGCGCCCTGCTGCTGCTGCAGAAGGCGGGCCTGATCACCCTGAAGGACCCGAAAAACGCCCTGGCTACCCCGAAAGACATCGCCGAGAACCCCAAGAAGCTCAAGTTCCGCGAGCTGGAATCGGCCATGCTGCCGCGCGTGCTGGACCAGGTCGACCTGGACATGATCAACACCAACTACGCCCTGGAAGCCGGCCTGAACCCGGCCAAGGACGCCTTGGTGATCGAGGGTAGCGACTCGCCGTACGTGAACTTCCTGGTTGCCCGCCCGGACAACAAGAACAGCGAAGCCATGCAGAAGCTGGCCAAGGCCCTGACCAGCCCGGAGGTGAAAGCCTTCATCGCCGAGAAATACAAAGGCGCGGTACTGCCAGCGTTCTGA
- a CDS encoding amino acid ABC transporter permease, giving the protein MNFDTAFMLSTLPAFLKAVGVTLQVGLIAIATSLLVAVLNAAILVLRTPYLWRLVKGYVELARNTPLLIQLFFVYFALPSLGVKVSGFAAAIITMTFMGGAYLTEVLRAGVEAVPRAQLESGRSIGLSEGQLLRHVILPQAGIASLPALFANFVFLLKETTVVSAVAVPEILYTTKNYIALYYKTYEMLAVLTLLCVLIFLPLSLLLRYLERRLQHGQYGV; this is encoded by the coding sequence ATGAACTTCGACACCGCTTTCATGCTTAGCACATTGCCGGCATTCCTCAAGGCCGTCGGCGTCACCCTGCAGGTCGGCCTGATCGCCATCGCCACCTCGCTGCTGGTGGCCGTGCTCAATGCGGCCATTCTGGTGCTGCGCACGCCGTACCTGTGGCGCCTGGTCAAGGGCTACGTGGAGCTGGCGCGCAACACCCCGCTGCTGATCCAGCTGTTCTTCGTCTACTTCGCCCTGCCAAGCCTTGGGGTGAAGGTGTCCGGCTTCGCTGCAGCGATCATCACCATGACCTTCATGGGCGGCGCCTACCTCACCGAAGTGCTGCGCGCAGGCGTCGAGGCGGTACCACGGGCGCAACTGGAGTCGGGCCGTTCCATCGGCCTGTCCGAGGGCCAGTTGCTGCGCCATGTGATCCTGCCCCAGGCCGGTATCGCCAGCCTGCCGGCGCTGTTCGCCAACTTCGTGTTCCTGCTCAAGGAAACCACCGTGGTGTCGGCGGTGGCGGTGCCGGAGATCCTCTACACCACCAAGAACTACATCGCCCTGTACTACAAGACCTACGAGATGCTCGCCGTGCTGACGCTGCTGTGCGTGCTGATCTTCCTGCCGCTGTCGCTGCTGCTGCGCTATCTGGAAAGGAGGTTGCAACATGGCCAGTACGGGGTTTGA
- a CDS encoding amino acid ABC transporter permease — MASTGFELLQVSWPQLAAGAGQTLAISALGILFATLGGVLYGVLASLGNRLLNIGLQVYLELFRAIPVLVWLYLVFFGLPIFFGLSIPSFWCAVLVLGLWGASEVGEVVRGALRSLPRGQREAGLSIGLAGWQLYGYVLLPQALKRMTPPTINIYTRIIKTSSLAVLIGVVEVIKAGQQIIERTYESVLIYGVLLLFFLFVCYPLSAASRVLERRWAHT; from the coding sequence ATGGCCAGTACGGGGTTTGAACTGCTGCAGGTGTCCTGGCCGCAACTGGCAGCCGGCGCCGGGCAAACCCTGGCCATCTCGGCCCTGGGCATTCTCTTCGCCACCCTGGGCGGCGTGCTCTACGGCGTGCTGGCCAGCCTCGGCAACCGCCTGCTGAACATCGGGCTGCAGGTGTACCTGGAGCTGTTCCGGGCGATTCCGGTGCTGGTCTGGCTGTACCTGGTGTTCTTCGGCCTGCCGATTTTCTTCGGGCTGAGCATCCCCAGCTTCTGGTGCGCGGTGCTGGTGCTGGGCCTGTGGGGCGCCAGTGAAGTGGGCGAGGTGGTGCGTGGCGCGCTGCGCTCGCTGCCCCGCGGTCAGCGCGAGGCGGGGCTGTCGATCGGCCTGGCCGGCTGGCAGCTGTATGGCTACGTGCTGCTGCCCCAGGCGCTCAAGCGCATGACTCCGCCGACCATCAACATCTACACGCGGATCATCAAGACCAGTTCGCTGGCGGTGCTGATCGGCGTGGTCGAGGTGATCAAGGCCGGCCAGCAGATCATCGAGCGCACCTATGAATCGGTGCTGATCTACGGCGTGCTGCTGCTGTTCTTCCTTTTTGTCTGCTATCCGCTTTCGGCCGCCTCGCGCGTGCTGGAGCGCCGCTGGGCCCACACATGA
- a CDS encoding amino acid ABC transporter ATP-binding protein, translating into MSALIEFQGFNKFFGEQQVLAGIDLQVQAGEVAVILGPSGCGKSTLLRCLNGLEEAHGGSLRLGGQELLAPGTDWRQVRQRVGMVFQSYHLFGHMSVLDNLLLGPLKVQKRQRGEAQAQAEALLARVGLLDKRDAYPRQLSGGQQQRIAIVRSLCMNPEVMLFDEVTAALDPEMVKEVLQVIQGLARDGMTLLIVTHEMAFARAVADRIVFMEAGRVLEQNHPERFFTQPQTARAQQFLEKFSFVESLPKTLHKELS; encoded by the coding sequence ATGAGCGCATTGATCGAGTTTCAGGGTTTCAACAAGTTCTTCGGCGAGCAGCAGGTGCTGGCCGGTATCGATCTGCAGGTGCAGGCCGGCGAAGTGGCGGTGATCCTCGGCCCCAGCGGCTGCGGCAAAAGCACCCTGCTGCGCTGCCTCAACGGCCTGGAAGAAGCCCACGGCGGCAGCCTGCGCCTGGGCGGCCAGGAGCTGCTGGCGCCGGGCACCGACTGGCGCCAGGTGCGCCAGCGGGTGGGTATGGTGTTTCAGAGCTACCACTTGTTCGGCCACATGAGCGTGCTCGACAACCTGCTGCTTGGCCCGCTGAAGGTGCAAAAGCGCCAACGCGGCGAAGCCCAGGCCCAGGCCGAGGCGCTGTTGGCCCGGGTGGGCCTGCTGGACAAGCGCGATGCCTACCCGCGCCAGCTTTCCGGTGGCCAGCAGCAGCGCATCGCCATCGTGCGCTCGCTGTGCATGAACCCCGAGGTGATGCTGTTCGACGAGGTCACTGCCGCCCTGGACCCAGAGATGGTCAAGGAAGTGCTGCAGGTGATCCAGGGCCTGGCCCGCGACGGCATGACCTTGCTCATCGTCACCCACGAAATGGCCTTCGCCCGCGCGGTGGCCGACCGAATCGTGTTCATGGAGGCCGGCAGGGTCCTTGAACAGAACCACCCCGAGCGCTTCTTCACCCAACCGCAAACCGCACGCGCGCAGCAGTTCCTGGAGAAATTCTCTTTCGTCGAAAGCCTGCCCAAGACACTGCACAAGGAACTGTCATGA
- a CDS encoding transporter substrate-binding domain-containing protein, producing the protein MKTAPFAKLLAPLLGLALLAGCNKSEEPAKPAAASPASSYLETIKARDKLIVGVFTDKPPFGFVDESGRYVGFDTDIGRRFAKELLGDENKVEFVAVEPASRIPFLQSDKVDLILANMTVTPERKEAVDFTNPNLRVAVQAIVADGSPVQKLDDLADKTIIVTTGTTADIWLTKNHPDWKLLKFEKNSESLAALANGRGDAYAQDNLILFSWAKQNPGYRVLPQLLGDEAPIAPAVKKGNTELRDWVNAELAKLGEEKFLLKLYDQYVRKELSDDTKPESVIVEGGKWQG; encoded by the coding sequence ATGAAAACCGCACCCTTTGCCAAACTGCTCGCCCCGCTGCTCGGCCTGGCCCTGCTGGCCGGCTGCAACAAGTCCGAGGAGCCGGCCAAGCCCGCCGCCGCTTCGCCGGCCAGCAGCTACCTGGAAACCATCAAGGCCCGCGACAAGCTGATTGTCGGCGTGTTCACCGACAAGCCGCCGTTCGGTTTCGTCGATGAAAGCGGGCGCTACGTGGGCTTTGACACCGACATCGGCCGGCGCTTCGCCAAGGAGCTGCTGGGCGATGAAAACAAGGTCGAGTTCGTTGCCGTGGAGCCGGCCAGCCGCATCCCGTTCCTGCAAAGCGACAAGGTCGACCTGATTCTCGCCAACATGACCGTCACCCCCGAGCGCAAGGAGGCGGTGGACTTCACCAACCCCAACTTGCGCGTAGCGGTGCAGGCCATCGTGGCCGACGGCAGCCCGGTGCAAAAACTCGACGACCTGGCCGACAAGACCATCATCGTCACCACCGGCACCACGGCGGATATCTGGTTGACCAAGAACCACCCGGACTGGAAGCTGCTCAAGTTCGAGAAGAACAGCGAGTCGCTGGCCGCACTGGCCAATGGCCGGGGTGACGCCTACGCCCAGGACAACCTGATCTTGTTCAGCTGGGCCAAGCAGAACCCGGGCTACCGCGTGTTGCCGCAGTTGCTGGGTGACGAGGCGCCGATTGCTCCGGCAGTGAAGAAGGGCAATACCGAGCTGCGTGACTGGGTCAACGCCGAGCTTGCCAAGCTGGGCGAGGAGAAGTTTCTGCTGAAACTGTATGACCAGTACGTGCGCAAGGAGCTGAGCGACGACACCAAGCCTGAGAGCGTGATCGTCGAAGGCGGCAAGTGGCAGGGGTGA
- a CDS encoding alpha/beta fold hydrolase, translating to MQKHFIEIDGARMSYVDQGQGFPVLLGHSYLWSAAMWQPQIEALSQHFRVIVPELWGHGDSDAPPASTTDMAALARQHLALLDALDIPQCHLVGLSVGGMWGAQLAIDHPERVDRLVLMDTYLGAEPEATRLKYFGLLDAASAAGAFPDPLLDIVVPIFFHAGGQTVPPVREQFRADLKASSAQTIRESLGPMGRVIFGRPDLLARLGELKGDKTIVVCGDQDIPRPPEESNEMARIIGCLAAQIPFAGHISSLENPQVVNEFLLNWLPHKT from the coding sequence ATGCAAAAACACTTCATCGAAATCGACGGCGCGCGCATGAGCTACGTCGACCAGGGCCAGGGCTTCCCGGTGCTGCTGGGCCACAGCTACCTGTGGTCGGCGGCCATGTGGCAGCCGCAGATCGAGGCGCTGTCACAGCACTTTCGGGTGATCGTGCCCGAGCTGTGGGGCCATGGTGATTCCGATGCGCCACCGGCCAGCACCACCGACATGGCAGCACTTGCCCGTCAGCACCTGGCTTTGCTGGATGCGCTGGATATCCCGCAATGCCACCTGGTCGGCCTGTCGGTCGGCGGCATGTGGGGCGCGCAGCTGGCAATCGACCACCCTGAACGGGTCGACCGCCTGGTGCTGATGGACACCTACCTGGGGGCCGAGCCCGAGGCCACCCGGCTGAAGTACTTCGGCTTGCTCGATGCAGCCAGCGCCGCCGGCGCCTTCCCCGACCCGCTGCTGGATATCGTGGTGCCGATCTTCTTCCATGCCGGCGGGCAGACGGTGCCACCGGTGCGCGAGCAGTTCCGTGCCGACCTGAAGGCCAGCAGCGCGCAGACCATCCGTGAAAGCCTCGGCCCGATGGGCCGGGTGATCTTCGGTCGGCCCGACCTGCTCGCGCGGCTGGGCGAGCTGAAGGGCGACAAGACCATCGTGGTCTGCGGCGACCAGGACATCCCGCGCCCGCCGGAGGAGTCCAACGAGATGGCGCGGATCATCGGCTGCCTGGCGGCGCAGATTCCGTTTGCCGGGCATATCAGCAGCCTGGAGAACCCGCAGGTGGTGAACGAGTTCCTGCTGAACTGGTTGCCGCACAAGACTTGA
- a CDS encoding penicillin acylase family protein, with the protein MKRSLTLLAVVIAVAAAGTGYWYVQGKQPVRDGEVALAGLQAPVNARFDARGVPHLQAQNEPDLYRALGYVHAQDRLFQMEIMRRLARGELAEVLGEKLLPTDTLFRSLRIREQAALMVRRIDHQSPAWQALQAYLDGVNQWQAGHPKPMEFDLLGITPRPFTAEDTLSIAGYLAYSFAAAFRTEPALTYIRDQLGPEYLKIFDLDWQPGGALATPLAAADWRSLEQLAKLSHDALGDAGIPQFEGSNAWAVAGSRTRSGRPLLAGDPHIGFAVPAVWYEAELSAPGFNLYGYFQGLNPFALLGHNRDFGWSLTMFQNDDLDLIAEKTNPANPEQVMVDGRWQTLEKTEQQVAIKGQAPATITLRRSPHGPIVNNVLGDTAGPTPIAMWWAFLETDNPILEGFYQINRADTLDKMRDAAAKVQAPGLNLVWANARGDIGWWAAARLPIRPDGVNPAFILDGSTGQADKPGFYPFSVNPQQENPASGYIVSANYQPPAVVPVPGYYNLADRGRQLDRHLSNPDIKWDTQNSQALQLDTSNDYGPRTLAPLLGTLRSVAQGDEEKELVEQLAAWRGDYPVDSTSATLFNQFLYELAYAALHDELGDTWFPVLISTRAIDAALPRLAADPASPWWRQRGSNEHTDRTAIVRQAWQRSLEHLRKAFGQDPASWQWGKAHTLTHNHPLGVQKPLNLLFNVGPFAAPGSHEVPNNLSAKIGPAPWPVTYGPSTRRLIDFADAGAALTINPVGQSGVPFDAHYADQAEDYIEGRYHKARMGVIPAQSTLRLVPGK; encoded by the coding sequence ATGAAGCGCAGCCTGACCCTGCTGGCCGTGGTGATTGCCGTTGCCGCCGCCGGCACCGGTTACTGGTACGTACAGGGCAAGCAGCCGGTACGTGACGGCGAGGTGGCCCTGGCCGGGTTGCAGGCACCGGTCAACGCACGCTTTGATGCCCGCGGCGTGCCGCACCTGCAAGCGCAGAACGAGCCCGACCTGTACCGCGCCCTGGGTTACGTACACGCCCAGGACCGCCTGTTCCAGATGGAGATCATGCGCCGCCTGGCCCGCGGTGAGCTGGCCGAGGTGCTCGGTGAAAAGCTGCTGCCCACCGACACCCTGTTCCGCAGCCTGCGTATTCGCGAGCAGGCGGCGCTGATGGTCAGGCGCATCGACCACCAGTCCCCGGCCTGGCAGGCCCTGCAGGCCTACCTGGACGGCGTCAACCAATGGCAGGCCGGCCACCCCAAACCGATGGAGTTCGACCTACTGGGCATCACCCCGCGCCCGTTCACCGCCGAAGACACCCTGAGCATCGCCGGCTACCTGGCCTACAGCTTCGCGGCGGCGTTTCGCACCGAGCCTGCGCTCACCTACATTCGCGACCAGCTCGGCCCCGAGTACCTGAAAATCTTCGACCTCGACTGGCAGCCAGGCGGCGCCCTGGCCACGCCCCTGGCCGCCGCCGACTGGCGCAGCCTGGAACAGTTGGCCAAGCTGAGCCACGACGCCCTGGGCGATGCCGGCATCCCGCAGTTCGAGGGCAGCAACGCCTGGGCCGTGGCCGGCAGCCGCACCCGCAGCGGCCGCCCCCTGCTGGCAGGCGACCCGCATATCGGCTTTGCCGTACCGGCGGTGTGGTACGAGGCCGAGCTGTCGGCGCCGGGTTTCAACCTGTATGGCTACTTCCAGGGGCTCAACCCGTTCGCGCTGCTGGGGCACAACCGCGACTTCGGCTGGAGCCTGACCATGTTCCAGAACGACGACCTGGACCTGATCGCCGAAAAGACCAACCCGGCCAACCCCGAACAGGTGATGGTCGATGGCCGCTGGCAAACGCTGGAAAAGACCGAGCAACAGGTCGCGATCAAGGGCCAGGCGCCTGCCACCATCACCCTGCGCCGCTCGCCCCACGGCCCCATCGTCAACAACGTGCTGGGTGACACCGCCGGCCCCACGCCGATCGCCATGTGGTGGGCGTTCCTCGAAACCGACAACCCGATCCTCGAAGGCTTCTACCAGATCAACCGCGCCGACACGCTGGACAAGATGCGTGACGCTGCGGCCAAGGTGCAGGCCCCCGGCCTGAACCTGGTGTGGGCCAACGCCCGTGGCGATATTGGCTGGTGGGCGGCGGCGCGCCTGCCGATCCGCCCCGACGGGGTTAACCCGGCGTTCATCCTCGACGGCAGCACTGGCCAGGCTGACAAGCCCGGTTTCTACCCGTTCAGCGTCAACCCGCAGCAGGAAAACCCGGCCAGCGGCTATATCGTCTCGGCCAACTACCAGCCGCCTGCCGTGGTGCCGGTGCCCGGTTACTACAACCTGGCCGACCGTGGCCGCCAGCTCGACCGCCACCTGAGCAACCCGGACATCAAGTGGGACACCCAGAACAGCCAGGCCCTGCAGCTTGACACCAGCAACGACTACGGCCCGCGCACCCTGGCGCCACTGCTCGGCACCCTGCGCAGCGTGGCCCAGGGCGATGAAGAGAAAGAACTGGTGGAGCAACTGGCCGCCTGGCGCGGCGATTACCCGGTGGACTCCACCAGCGCCACGCTGTTCAACCAGTTCCTTTATGAGCTGGCCTACGCCGCCTTGCACGACGAGTTGGGCGACACCTGGTTCCCGGTGCTGATCAGCACCCGCGCCATCGACGCCGCGCTGCCGCGCCTGGCCGCCGACCCCGCCTCGCCCTGGTGGCGCCAGCGCGGCAGCAACGAACACACCGACCGCACCGCCATCGTACGCCAGGCCTGGCAGCGCAGCCTTGAGCACCTGCGCAAGGCCTTCGGCCAGGACCCGGCCAGCTGGCAGTGGGGCAAGGCCCATACCCTCACCCACAACCACCCGCTGGGGGTGCAGAAACCGCTGAACCTGCTGTTCAATGTCGGCCCGTTCGCCGCCCCCGGCAGCCACGAGGTGCCCAACAACCTGTCGGCCAAGATCGGCCCGGCGCCGTGGCCGGTGACCTACGGGCCTTCGACCCGCCGCCTGATCGACTTCGCCGATGCCGGCGCTGCGCTGACCATCAACCCGGTGGGGCAAAGCGGCGTGCCGTTCGATGCGCACTATGCCGACCAGGCCGAGGACTACATCGAGGGCCGCTACCACAAGGCGCGCATGGGGGTGATCCCGGCGCAGAGTACGTTGCGGTTGGTGCCGGGCAAATGA
- a CDS encoding sugar O-acetyltransferase — protein MALSEKQKMLAGQLYHAGCPELQVEQVANKHWMHRYNNSVELLNQARHGLLAEHFACVGDGVVIRPPFHCDYGYNISVGANTFMNFNCVILDVLPVRIGADCQIGPAVQIYTADHPLDPELRRSGLESGRPVTIGDNVWIGGGAIILPGVSIGDNAVVGAGSVVTRDVPAGAVVVGNPARVRQPAQGQ, from the coding sequence ATGGCCCTCAGCGAAAAACAGAAAATGCTGGCCGGCCAGCTCTACCACGCCGGCTGCCCTGAGCTGCAGGTGGAGCAGGTCGCCAACAAGCACTGGATGCACCGCTACAACAATAGCGTCGAGCTGCTCAACCAGGCGCGCCATGGCCTTTTGGCCGAGCACTTCGCATGCGTTGGCGACGGCGTGGTGATCCGCCCGCCGTTTCATTGCGACTACGGCTACAACATCAGCGTGGGCGCCAACACCTTCATGAACTTCAACTGCGTGATCCTCGACGTGCTGCCGGTGCGCATCGGCGCCGACTGCCAGATCGGGCCTGCGGTGCAGATCTACACCGCCGACCACCCGCTGGACCCTGAGCTGCGCCGCAGCGGGCTGGAAAGCGGGCGGCCGGTGACCATCGGTGACAACGTGTGGATTGGCGGCGGGGCAATCATTCTGCCGGGGGTGAGCATCGGCGACAACGCGGTGGTCGGCGCCGGCAGCGTGGTCACCCGCGACGTGCCGGCGGGCGCGGTGGTGGTGGGCAACCCGGCGCGGGTGCGTCAGCCGGCCCAGGGGCAGTAG
- a CDS encoding DUF6436 domain-containing protein, translating to MPTRTLITAIATLLCAAALWWAYDSFQARYLRPFDNQATLFDGSQLRLPPELAGPGPIRVVHFWDPACPCNVGNQQHLGELVAQFAPLGVSLHVMQKPGSHGQLPANLDALKPLASLPGSEHLPASPAVAIWDHDGQLAYFGPYSEGAVCNSSNSFIEPILKALQQGRRVQASNTLAAGCYCPWAG from the coding sequence ATGCCAACCCGAACACTCATCACCGCCATAGCCACCCTGCTCTGCGCCGCCGCCCTGTGGTGGGCCTACGACAGCTTCCAGGCCCGCTACCTGCGCCCTTTCGACAACCAGGCCACGCTGTTCGACGGCAGCCAGCTGCGCCTGCCGCCGGAGCTCGCCGGCCCCGGGCCGATCCGCGTGGTGCACTTCTGGGACCCGGCCTGCCCGTGCAACGTCGGCAACCAGCAGCACCTGGGCGAGCTGGTGGCGCAGTTCGCCCCGCTGGGGGTGAGCTTGCATGTGATGCAAAAGCCCGGCAGCCACGGCCAGCTGCCCGCCAACCTCGATGCCCTCAAGCCCCTGGCCAGCCTGCCCGGCAGCGAGCACCTGCCTGCCAGCCCCGCCGTGGCGATCTGGGACCATGACGGCCAACTGGCCTACTTCGGCCCCTACAGTGAAGGGGCGGTGTGCAATTCGAGCAACAGCTTCATCGAACCGATCCTCAAAGCCCTGCAACAAGGCCGCCGGGTGCAGGCCTCCAACACCCTGGCGGCGGGCTGCTACTGCCCCTGGGCCGGCTGA